The Hyperthermus butylicus DSM 5456 genome includes a region encoding these proteins:
- a CDS encoding Hsp20/alpha crystallin family protein, with the protein MSVYEDIRRRLERLRERIVREIDQAFSEMEEVMRLSWSPDGSIQPLYTMYEYPDRYIVLVDLAAADTSSLEVKATETRLVIEARLEREVSFSDLYGTSLGRSVTFRHYRHELPLPPDADPSAISVRVRPNKIVEIIIPKRRQ; encoded by the coding sequence ATGTCGGTCTACGAGGATATTAGAAGGAGGCTTGAAAGGCTACGTGAGAGGATTGTTAGGGAGATAGACCAGGCATTCTCGGAGATGGAGGAGGTTATGAGGCTTAGCTGGTCACCCGATGGCAGCATACAGCCCCTCTACACGATGTACGAGTACCCGGACAGATACATAGTGCTTGTCGACCTAGCAGCTGCTGATACCTCCTCCCTAGAGGTAAAGGCTACCGAGACTAGGCTCGTGATAGAGGCTAGGCTAGAGCGGGAGGTGAGTTTCAGCGACCTCTACGGTACGAGCCTCGGTAGGAGTGTAACATTCCGCCACTATCGCCATGAGCTACCGCTACCGCCAGACGCTGATCCCTCAGCTATCAGTGTTAGAGTGAGGCCAAACAAGATAGTTGAGATAATCATACCGAAGAGGAGGCAGTAG
- the uppS gene encoding polyprenyl diphosphate synthase, whose product MLRSLAARFLRGKVSRGRLPRHIAIIPDGNRRWARKQGLPVYAGHAAGYRVARRTLDLLWELGVDYVTFYALSRENCLRRPLEEREHLYKLLLRAIDDLLTDPRVVNGSVRVYFVGDFTLLPGQLAERLEEVNAATATNGPNVLTIATCYGGRWEVLETLRSLATKGFVPNDEEELRKLMPLGLLPEPDLLIRTGGELRLSGFLLYHVAYTELYFTRRLWPEFDEFELLRALRSYQMRERRFGR is encoded by the coding sequence ATGCTTAGGAGTCTAGCTGCAAGGTTTCTAAGAGGCAAAGTTTCCAGGGGGAGACTCCCCCGCCACATAGCCATCATACCTGACGGCAATCGTAGGTGGGCGCGCAAGCAAGGCCTTCCAGTTTATGCCGGCCACGCTGCCGGGTATCGTGTGGCACGGCGTACCCTCGACCTCCTCTGGGAGCTAGGCGTGGACTACGTGACGTTCTATGCGCTCTCCCGTGAGAACTGCCTACGGAGGCCCCTTGAGGAGCGCGAGCACCTCTACAAGCTCCTGCTAAGGGCTATAGATGACCTTCTCACGGATCCCCGTGTAGTCAACGGTAGTGTCCGCGTATACTTTGTTGGCGACTTTACACTACTGCCGGGTCAGCTCGCTGAAAGGCTAGAGGAGGTTAATGCTGCCACAGCCACTAATGGACCCAATGTACTGACTATAGCGACTTGTTATGGTGGCCGTTGGGAGGTTCTCGAGACACTACGCAGCCTAGCCACAAAGGGATTTGTGCCCAACGATGAGGAGGAGCTGCGGAAGCTTATGCCTCTCGGCTTGCTCCCAGAGCCGGATCTGCTCATAAGGACTGGTGGAGAGTTACGGCTTAGCGGCTTCCTGCTATACCACGTAGCCTATACGGAGCTATACTTCACTCGGCGCTTGTGGCCCGAGTTTGACGAGTTTGAGCTTCTTCGTGCTCTCCGCTCTTACCAGATGAGGGAGCGTAGGTTCGGGCGATAG
- a CDS encoding DUF424 domain-containing protein has protein sequence MGSSGEPMVYMKVMEVHGEKIVAICDEELLGKKFVEGELVLHINEEFYRGQLVPLSYAMQRAWEATILNLVGENTVNAAIKEGLIHPDAVIRIAGVPHAQAVRMLY, from the coding sequence ATGGGGTCTAGCGGTGAGCCAATGGTTTACATGAAAGTGATGGAGGTTCATGGCGAGAAGATAGTAGCCATCTGTGACGAGGAACTTCTGGGCAAGAAGTTTGTCGAGGGGGAACTAGTGCTCCACATTAACGAGGAGTTTTACCGTGGCCAGCTAGTACCGCTAAGCTATGCCATGCAAAGAGCTTGGGAGGCTACGATTCTAAACCTCGTTGGCGAAAACACTGTTAATGCTGCCATAAAAGAGGGCCTCATACACCCTGACGCGGTCATAAGGATTGCCGGGGTGCCACATGCACAGGCCGTGAGGATGCTCTACTAA
- the glmM gene encoding phosphoglucosamine mutase, with translation MGKLFGTDGVRGVLNRELTPELALRLGQAIATYFGEGATVLVARDARAGGEMILNAVVAGLLSAGARVHVAWPDGYATTPAVQYAVKELGYDYGVIVTASHNPPEYNGVKVVGPLGIEVDRETEARIEDIFFSERFHRTPWHRAAYEVPREHRVIETYVKGVVEKVDAPAIRRRGFRVLVDCANSVSSLTTPKILRALGVKPYTLGCNLDPYPYREPEPTPSSLAEAAAIVRSLGLDFGVGHDGDGDRAIIIDERGEVWWGDRTGTILAEFIAEHKLPAAPKKLYTAVSSSKLVEDYLRPKGIEVVWVPVGTINISYRMLEEGGIAGFEENGGFIYPAHLLARDGGMTLALFLELLAKEGKPASEVLGRLPRYYAVKLKVPMDRQKALRVVEALREEYSGKPGYRVITIDGVRIEAEDYWFLVRPSGTEPVLRIMVEASTPEKAKEIAEALREKARRLAGG, from the coding sequence CTGGGCAAGCTCTTCGGCACGGACGGTGTTAGGGGTGTTCTGAACCGGGAGCTTACGCCAGAGCTAGCGTTACGGCTTGGCCAGGCGATAGCTACGTACTTTGGTGAGGGAGCAACAGTTCTCGTCGCTAGGGACGCCCGTGCCGGCGGCGAGATGATACTAAATGCTGTTGTTGCAGGCCTGCTCTCTGCCGGAGCCAGGGTTCATGTCGCATGGCCGGACGGCTATGCTACCACGCCAGCCGTACAGTATGCCGTGAAGGAGCTGGGCTACGACTATGGCGTAATAGTTACAGCTAGCCATAACCCGCCAGAGTATAATGGCGTCAAGGTCGTAGGCCCTCTAGGCATAGAGGTTGACCGGGAGACAGAGGCGAGGATAGAGGATATATTCTTCTCAGAGAGGTTCCACAGAACACCGTGGCACCGGGCAGCCTACGAGGTGCCACGCGAACACCGCGTAATTGAAACCTACGTGAAGGGCGTTGTTGAGAAGGTTGATGCTCCCGCTATACGCAGGAGGGGGTTCCGCGTCCTCGTAGACTGCGCCAACAGCGTCTCATCGCTTACAACACCCAAGATACTGCGGGCGCTAGGCGTTAAGCCATACACGCTAGGCTGCAACCTAGATCCCTACCCATACCGGGAGCCCGAGCCTACGCCATCAAGCCTAGCAGAAGCGGCAGCTATCGTGCGGAGCCTAGGCCTAGACTTTGGTGTGGGCCACGACGGGGACGGCGACCGAGCAATAATCATAGATGAGAGGGGCGAGGTCTGGTGGGGCGACAGGACGGGCACCATACTAGCAGAATTCATTGCCGAGCACAAGCTCCCAGCAGCACCTAAGAAGCTCTACACCGCTGTCTCTAGCAGCAAGCTGGTAGAGGATTACCTCCGGCCCAAGGGGATTGAGGTTGTCTGGGTTCCCGTAGGCACGATAAATATCAGCTATCGGATGCTCGAGGAGGGTGGCATAGCAGGCTTCGAGGAGAACGGCGGCTTCATATACCCAGCACATCTCCTGGCAAGAGATGGTGGCATGACCCTAGCACTATTCCTGGAGCTGCTAGCCAAGGAGGGCAAGCCAGCCTCAGAGGTCCTCGGCAGGTTGCCGCGGTACTATGCTGTTAAGCTCAAGGTGCCGATGGACCGGCAGAAGGCGCTAAGGGTTGTCGAGGCGCTGCGCGAGGAGTATAGCGGAAAACCAGGCTACCGCGTCATAACAATTGACGGTGTGCGAATCGAAGCGGAGGACTACTGGTTCCTTGTGAGGCCTAGTGGCACAGAGCCAGTGCTAAGGATAATGGTTGAAGCATCCACACCCGAAAAGGCTAAGGAGATAGCAGAGGCGCTTAGAGAGAAGGCTAGGAGGCTGGCAGGGGGATGA
- a CDS encoding translation initiation factor IF-2 subunit beta gives MVDPEAKLLYDYDHLLSRLYSRLPTRTGKASRFELPRLQVERIGSKTIIRNFKQLADVMRREPRILMRYLLKELGASGNYDEENGMLVINVKVSITTLNNLMQRFVKTYVICPTCGAPDTRLERRGKAWVLICEACGAEQPVPPL, from the coding sequence GTGGTTGACCCGGAGGCTAAGCTGCTCTACGACTACGACCACCTGCTTAGCAGACTGTATAGTAGACTGCCAACTAGGACGGGTAAGGCTTCGAGATTCGAGCTTCCGAGACTGCAGGTAGAGCGCATAGGTTCGAAGACCATTATCAGGAACTTCAAACAGCTAGCAGATGTTATGAGGCGTGAGCCACGGATACTCATGCGCTACCTGCTAAAGGAGCTTGGCGCTAGTGGCAACTACGACGAGGAGAACGGTATGCTAGTGATAAACGTCAAAGTCTCAATCACGACACTCAATAACCTCATGCAAAGGTTCGTTAAGACCTACGTTATATGCCCAACCTGTGGCGCCCCTGACACCAGGCTTGAGAGGAGGGGTAAGGCCTGGGTACTCATCTGCGAAGCTTGTGGCGCAGAGCAGCCCGTACCACCACTATAG
- a CDS encoding DUF373 family protein — protein MPERKKLLVLAVDIDNDLGKAGLQTPILGRREVLDTAVRFALYDPEDSDANVLFAAVKLADELRRQGYEAEPAVVAGSELGGVEATLIARSQLEELVSKYNPDGIVLVSDGSEDELLLHMISSIRPVYGVHRVVVKQHRGVEETYVLLARYIRKAFTEPRFSRLFLGVPGVILVVFSMLALMNMLRQALLIGLMIAGLAMVVRGFDIEDKIVHALTETPVTLVAYVVAGISAAIAVGLTAAQLHASEQLTPHDMASLVRGVTALLGFSASIAILGHAASKFISGSIRLAREITAIAVIIAAVALADSIADALEATETVTLTEFIASLVRVNFHMYAIGSVVAVAVTWRLAKSLEKAIARTYAPSSGKSGEHEEAQTRQTRATSAE, from the coding sequence ATGCCGGAGAGGAAGAAGCTGCTAGTGCTAGCAGTTGACATAGACAACGACCTTGGCAAAGCTGGCCTACAAACCCCCATACTGGGTAGAAGAGAGGTTTTAGACACAGCTGTACGCTTCGCCCTTTACGACCCGGAGGATTCTGACGCAAATGTCCTCTTCGCAGCGGTAAAGCTGGCTGATGAACTTAGGAGACAGGGCTATGAGGCGGAACCAGCCGTTGTGGCTGGAAGCGAGCTTGGCGGTGTTGAGGCTACGCTTATCGCCCGCTCGCAGCTTGAGGAGTTGGTCTCTAAGTATAACCCTGACGGTATAGTATTGGTATCTGATGGCTCCGAGGACGAGTTGCTACTACACATGATATCCTCGATACGGCCGGTCTATGGGGTCCACCGGGTGGTTGTAAAGCAGCACCGAGGCGTGGAGGAGACCTACGTCCTATTGGCAAGGTATATCAGGAAAGCGTTTACCGAGCCGAGGTTCTCTCGGCTCTTCCTAGGCGTTCCCGGTGTTATACTCGTGGTATTCTCCATGTTAGCCCTCATGAACATGCTTCGCCAAGCACTTCTCATAGGTCTTATGATTGCCGGACTTGCAATGGTTGTCCGGGGCTTCGACATAGAGGACAAGATAGTGCATGCGCTAACCGAGACCCCGGTGACCCTTGTAGCCTACGTTGTTGCAGGGATCTCGGCTGCAATAGCTGTAGGGCTAACAGCAGCTCAGCTACACGCTTCTGAGCAGTTAACGCCGCATGATATGGCTTCCCTTGTGCGTGGCGTAACTGCACTTCTAGGCTTCTCTGCGAGCATCGCAATATTAGGTCATGCTGCATCAAAGTTTATCTCTGGCAGTATCCGGCTCGCTCGCGAGATAACAGCCATAGCGGTCATAATCGCTGCTGTCGCACTAGCTGACAGTATCGCAGATGCGCTAGAAGCTACTGAGACCGTTACACTGACGGAGTTCATAGCCTCTCTCGTGAGGGTTAACTTCCATATGTATGCGATAGGCTCAGTGGTAGCGGTGGCGGTGACGTGGAGGCTAGCCAAGAGCCTGGAGAAGGCTATCGCCCGAACCTACGCTCCCTCATCTGGTAAGAGCGGAGAGCACGAAGAAGCTCAAACTCGTCAAACTCGGGCCACAAGCGCCGAGTGA
- a CDS encoding Trm112 family protein, producing the protein MKYRFMDLAACPVCKYFPLELYVIEERVYPEREQQIRELLERYKPPLCELYCYRLQTPVGKKIEEVNGNTPCAECLKVEVVTGILYCPNCGRWYPIIDEIPRMLPDNLRRKDEDLRFLRKYQDRLPEKIVKHGKPWNLGEKS; encoded by the coding sequence ATGAAGTATAGGTTTATGGATCTCGCAGCCTGCCCCGTCTGCAAATACTTCCCCCTAGAACTCTACGTCATCGAGGAGCGGGTGTACCCGGAGCGCGAGCAGCAGATACGAGAACTGCTGGAGCGCTACAAGCCGCCGCTATGCGAGCTATACTGCTATCGCCTGCAAACACCAGTGGGCAAGAAGATAGAAGAGGTTAACGGTAATACTCCTTGCGCTGAATGCCTAAAAGTCGAGGTGGTTACGGGCATATTATACTGCCCTAATTGTGGCCGCTGGTACCCGATAATAGACGAGATACCCAGGATGCTACCCGACAACCTCCGCCGCAAAGACGAGGATCTGAGGTTCCTACGGAAGTACCAGGATAGGCTACCGGAGAAAATAGTGAAACACGGGAAGCCCTGGAACCTCGGCGAGAAGAGCTAG
- a CDS encoding proteasome assembly chaperone family protein — MLRPVYEEEYDGLLLVEYEEFEVKKPSFLILGLPDTGLVGVISSNHLVEVLSMKEVAGIDLASMMPPVAVISNGIVRPPLRIYVKDNIMALSAETPVPPQAVYPLSKLIVDYALKRGIDYLISIVGIASPNRVNMEKPNVYWIASNEKARKLVENIGIEGFINGYLVGPYALILKNAIRSRVANLVLLADAYIEFPDPEAAAAVLSIVSKITGVSIDVNKLLEQAEMVRLRLRNLMRQTKQAMSEMRTPSPLIYT; from the coding sequence TTGTTACGGCCGGTCTACGAGGAGGAGTATGACGGTCTTCTACTCGTGGAGTACGAGGAGTTTGAGGTTAAGAAGCCGAGCTTCCTGATCCTAGGCCTGCCCGACACGGGCCTGGTTGGTGTAATATCGTCGAACCACCTTGTAGAAGTGCTATCGATGAAGGAGGTTGCGGGGATCGACCTCGCATCGATGATGCCACCGGTAGCGGTTATTTCCAATGGGATTGTTAGACCGCCGCTAAGGATATACGTTAAGGACAACATCATGGCGCTCTCTGCTGAGACACCAGTACCGCCCCAAGCAGTCTATCCTCTCTCAAAACTCATAGTAGACTACGCATTGAAGAGAGGTATAGATTACCTCATATCAATAGTTGGCATAGCGTCGCCAAACAGGGTTAACATGGAGAAGCCGAACGTTTATTGGATAGCTAGCAACGAAAAGGCACGCAAGCTAGTCGAAAACATTGGAATCGAAGGATTCATCAACGGATACCTCGTTGGTCCCTACGCCCTAATACTCAAGAACGCCATTAGGAGTAGAGTGGCAAACCTGGTACTCCTAGCAGACGCCTACATCGAGTTCCCCGACCCCGAGGCAGCGGCAGCAGTACTTTCAATAGTCTCGAAGATAACCGGTGTATCGATAGATGTGAATAAGCTGCTCGAGCAAGCAGAGATGGTAAGGCTCAGGCTACGCAACCTGATGAGGCAGACAAAGCAGGCAATGAGCGAGATGAGAACTCCATCACCACTCATTTACACCTAG